From one Candidatus Chromulinivorax destructor genomic stretch:
- a CDS encoding iron-sulfur cluster assembly scaffold protein, with amino-acid sequence MSMQNLYEQELLDHYQSPRNFGLFESFDFISPMYNPSCGDSVTICALVHESKITKIAFQGKGCVLSVAMASKLTEFALDKKLEQLLELDDTLVEQLLNMQLGLKRMQCGMLSLMALQKGIKSYLEKKV; translated from the coding sequence ATGAGTATGCAAAATTTATACGAGCAAGAATTGCTTGATCATTATCAAAGTCCAAGAAATTTTGGGCTTTTTGAATCTTTTGATTTTATTTCACCAATGTATAACCCATCGTGTGGCGATAGTGTGACAATATGCGCGCTTGTTCATGAGAGCAAAATAACTAAAATAGCTTTTCAGGGTAAGGGTTGTGTTTTAAGTGTTGCGATGGCATCAAAGTTGACAGAATTTGCTCTTGATAAGAAATTAGAACAACTTTTAGAGCTTGATGACACCCTGGTAGAGCAGTTGTTAAACATGCAACTTGGCTTAAAGCGCATGCAGTGCGGGATGCTGTCTTTAATGGCTTTACAAAAGGGAATAAAATCATATTTAGAAAAAAAAGTGTGA
- the ndk gene encoding nucleoside-diphosphate kinase codes for MERTFAIIKPDAVAAKNAGKIIDMIEAAGFNIVGMHKINMSQEQANELYKEHSARSFFGEMVAAMMASPIIILALEKENAVLAWRDLMGATNPKDAAAGTVRALYGANIGANAAHGSDSLASAARELAIFFPAL; via the coding sequence ATGGAACGTACTTTTGCAATTATTAAGCCAGATGCTGTTGCAGCAAAAAACGCTGGTAAAATTATTGATATGATTGAAGCTGCTGGGTTCAACATTGTTGGTATGCATAAAATCAACATGAGCCAAGAACAAGCAAATGAATTATACAAAGAACACAGCGCACGATCATTCTTTGGTGAAATGGTTGCTGCGATGATGGCTTCTCCTATCATTATTCTTGCTCTTGAAAAAGAGAATGCAGTATTGGCATGGAGAGATCTTATGGGTGCAACAAATCCAAAAGATGCAGCTGCAGGCACAGTTCGTGCATTGTACGGTGCAAACATTGGAGCAAATGCTGCTCATGGTTCAGATTCATTAGCAAGTGCAGCTCGTGAATTAGCAATATTCTTTCCAGCTCTATAA
- a CDS encoding 30S ribosomal protein S1: MSKEFIKPKQFARAEVVADQGFTLSAEQLKDMQELYDGTVGKFSTGQLITGKILEVDGSGVLVDIDYKSNGFIPAYEFPEHELKALSVGSDIEVMIDEIENVNGDVVLSYEQAKAVKAWDRIAKLQEAGLPVEGMVLHKVKGGLSVDVGIPAFLPGSQVDLHRVTDFDQYVGQMVTAEIIKINKKRGNIIISRRKFLAERRDESRKVVLGSLEVGKVIEGVVKNITNYGVFIDVGGVDGLLHITDMTWGRISHPSEIVKIGETISVKVLSIDKENFKVSLGMKQMDKNPWQSLDAAVQVGSRVKGKVASITDYGVFVEIQKGVEGLIHISEISWTDRISNLQDRFTVGQELEALVVSLDVDNRRMSLSIKQLEKNPWTAVGEDFKAGQTIKGVISNVTDFGIFVQLMPGVDGLVHVSDLSWTEHIEHPGDLYKRGDKIEAVIISIDEDSKKVALGIKQLKQDPWKTVEADYPVDSIVKGTVTKITNYGAFVKLATGIEGLIYNSELLEQKDEPVKAGQEKELRVINASAEERKLGLSLSLEAPKKVEKKEAAAPATSTTTSSAAAPKKKAATAPKKESQSFSSSTHSNEGSKAKSAFQLELERHMSGAADVAVDKKAKTEEVVKAKKATVKKD; this comes from the coding sequence ATGTCAAAAGAGTTTATTAAGCCGAAGCAATTTGCTCGTGCTGAAGTCGTCGCAGATCAAGGCTTTACTTTAAGTGCAGAGCAACTTAAAGATATGCAAGAACTGTATGATGGCACTGTTGGAAAATTCTCTACAGGTCAATTAATTACAGGTAAAATTCTTGAAGTTGATGGTAGCGGTGTCTTAGTTGATATCGACTACAAATCAAACGGATTTATTCCTGCTTACGAGTTTCCTGAACATGAATTAAAAGCTTTGTCTGTTGGATCTGACATCGAAGTTATGATTGACGAAATCGAAAACGTTAATGGTGATGTTGTTCTATCTTACGAACAAGCTAAAGCTGTTAAAGCTTGGGACAGAATCGCTAAATTACAAGAAGCTGGCTTGCCAGTTGAAGGTATGGTTCTTCACAAGGTTAAAGGCGGTCTTAGTGTTGACGTTGGTATTCCTGCGTTCCTTCCTGGTTCACAAGTTGATTTACATCGTGTAACTGACTTTGATCAATATGTTGGTCAAATGGTTACTGCAGAAATTATCAAAATTAACAAAAAACGTGGAAATATCATCATTTCTCGTCGTAAATTCCTTGCTGAACGTCGTGATGAATCAAGAAAAGTTGTTCTTGGATCTCTTGAAGTTGGTAAAGTTATTGAAGGCGTTGTTAAAAACATCACTAACTACGGTGTGTTTATCGACGTTGGCGGCGTAGATGGCTTATTGCATATCACTGATATGACATGGGGCAGAATCTCTCACCCAAGCGAAATTGTTAAAATTGGTGAAACAATTTCTGTTAAAGTACTTTCTATCGACAAAGAAAACTTCAAAGTTTCTCTTGGTATGAAACAAATGGATAAAAATCCATGGCAAAGTCTTGATGCAGCTGTACAAGTGGGCAGCCGTGTTAAAGGTAAAGTTGCAAGTATTACTGACTATGGCGTTTTTGTTGAAATACAAAAAGGCGTAGAAGGTTTAATTCATATTTCAGAAATTTCTTGGACAGACAGAATTTCTAACTTACAAGATAGATTTACAGTTGGACAAGAGTTAGAAGCATTAGTTGTTTCTCTTGATGTTGACAACCGTAGAATGTCTCTAAGTATCAAGCAATTAGAAAAAAATCCTTGGACAGCAGTTGGCGAAGATTTTAAAGCTGGGCAAACGATCAAAGGCGTAATTAGCAATGTTACTGACTTTGGTATTTTCGTTCAATTAATGCCAGGTGTTGATGGTTTAGTTCACGTTTCTGACCTTTCATGGACAGAACACATTGAACATCCAGGTGACTTGTACAAACGTGGTGACAAGATCGAAGCTGTTATTATCTCTATTGATGAAGATAGCAAAAAAGTAGCTCTTGGTATCAAACAATTGAAACAAGATCCATGGAAAACTGTTGAAGCAGATTACCCTGTAGATTCTATTGTTAAAGGGACTGTAACAAAAATCACTAACTATGGTGCTTTTGTTAAACTTGCAACAGGAATCGAAGGTTTAATTTACAACTCAGAATTACTTGAGCAAAAAGATGAGCCTGTAAAAGCTGGACAAGAAAAAGAATTACGCGTAATCAATGCAAGCGCTGAAGAGCGTAAGCTTGGTTTAAGTCTTTCTCTTGAAGCTCCTAAAAAAGTAGAAAAGAAAGAAGCTGCAGCTCCTGCAACTTCAACAACTACTTCTTCAGCAGCAGCTCCTAAGAAAAAAGCAGCTACAGCTCCTAAAAAAGAATCTCAATCATTCTCATCATCTACACATTCAAACGAAGGTTCAAAAGCAAAATCTGCTTTCCAACTAGAACTTGAAAGACATATGTCTGGTGCAGCTGATGTTGCTGTAGACAAAAAAGCTAAGACAGAAGAAGTTGTTAAAGCTAAAAAAGCTACAGTTAAAAAGGACTAA
- the prs gene encoding ribose-phosphate diphosphokinase, whose product MLFLQEQYEYLAAGFSDRCFYEVQQFENQELVVKLLDSVQGKKCIVIGSLTAPLEQSLTLLLLLHALIQGKASSVTLYAPYLGYQRQDLYNVGLSHGFVWADALLLSTGVCRVVTIEAHNYDQLLQATVPVLVQTSEQLFIHDMARYVSLGFTFVYPDAGAIKRSTWIYDFFPHVSYGFFLKKRNFQELTMHDFQGKIGKKVMVYDDILDSGQTLIQTCMALKLMGVEEIVIFVTHAFFHGVAWNDLWALGVKVLFCTNSTPPAHQINHERIHVKSITPLIKNIVDLTL is encoded by the coding sequence ATGTTATTTCTACAAGAACAGTATGAATACTTAGCCGCAGGTTTTTCTGACCGTTGTTTTTATGAAGTTCAGCAATTTGAAAATCAAGAACTTGTTGTAAAGTTGCTTGATAGTGTACAAGGTAAAAAATGCATTGTTATTGGATCACTTACAGCTCCGCTAGAACAGTCTTTAACTCTGTTGCTATTATTGCATGCTTTAATTCAAGGAAAAGCATCTTCAGTTACCTTGTATGCGCCGTACTTAGGCTATCAGCGACAAGATCTTTATAACGTTGGTCTATCTCACGGCTTTGTGTGGGCTGATGCGCTTTTATTGAGTACGGGGGTTTGTAGAGTTGTAACTATAGAGGCCCATAATTATGATCAGTTGTTACAGGCAACCGTTCCTGTTTTGGTTCAAACATCAGAACAGCTATTTATTCATGATATGGCTCGGTATGTTTCACTTGGATTTACTTTTGTTTATCCTGATGCCGGAGCTATTAAAAGATCTACTTGGATTTATGATTTTTTTCCGCATGTTTCGTATGGTTTTTTTTTGAAAAAAAGAAATTTTCAAGAGCTTACTATGCATGATTTTCAAGGAAAGATTGGTAAAAAAGTTATGGTATATGATGATATTTTAGACTCTGGGCAGACTTTAATACAAACTTGTATGGCATTAAAATTAATGGGGGTTGAAGAGATAGTTATTTTTGTGACGCATGCTTTTTTTCATGGAGTTGCGTGGAACGATTTGTGGGCACTAGGAGTTAAAGTATTATTTTGTACTAACTCAACTCCGCCAGCTCATCAAATTAATCATGAGCGTATTCATGTGAAATCTATTACACCTTTGATCAAAAATATAGTTGATTTGACTTTGTAG